GCCTGGCCCCTGAGCCATGCAGACACAGTCCCTGTGGTGAGCGCACTCATGGCGCATCTTCCATGGCCCAGGTTCTGCAGCAGACGCCGAGCCCTGCAGGCCCCAGGCTCCACCTATCCCCTACTTTTGCCAGCCAGGACAATCAGGAAAAACTAGAACAGTTCATCCGGCAGTTCATTTGTAGCTAGAACTGTGAGGAGGAGCCTGTGCTGAGACTTCTCAGCCCCAGAACACAGCTGTGTCCTAGAGCCAGAAGATGGAGAGGAGGCTGCAAACCCTTAGCTGCTCTATAAATATAATCATTGAGGCTTGATTGTCCCTTGCCATCTCTTGCTTTTTCCCTCCTTTGATGTGATAAACAAGGGGACGAGACGAGTTGTCTTTTCCCCAGCCCAGCAGCATCTTTTtggcgtatgtgtgtgtatttgctcTCTTCTTCCCAGTCCCACAAAATGCCCCAACTTGTTCCATGAAACAAAGcccaaaagaagacaaacagcaCAAGCCAAGCTGCTGCTTTGACCCGACGCATTTATTGAAGAGAGCTCTGTCCTTCTCCCTTCTACCGAGAAGAGGCGGCTTGCAGGGCTGGCACCTGCCCACACCTGCCACTGGGCCTTTCCCTGGGCTAGGCTGAGTGGGAGCAGATGCCCTCATCCTATGTCGGGCCTGTGCAGGAGCCATCACACCACCTTGTTGATGATGACACCTAGTTCTTCAATCTCACACTGGACTTCATCCCCCTTCTGCAACAGAGCAGGCCATGACGGTGTCAGCCCTTCCGTCAGACACATACACAAGCCTGTACTTCTCAAGTCTGAGCCAAGCCTGCCAGGCCTTTGGGGCCCTTGCTCTCTTTGCTTTTCGCTAACCTACCTTGAGAAAGACAGGAGGTTTCCTGAATACACCGACACCTGGGGGGGTCCCAGTTAGGATGACATCCCCTGGGTAAAAGGTAACAAACCTGGAGCAAAGCAAAAGGACCCAGTGAGACCAGGGGCTGGCTGAGTGGCCACAGCCAAAGGTGGAGGGCTCAGGTCAGCCTCCACATGTGTGGCAGGTGGAGCGGGGCTGGCAGGACAGCCCTTGTCACTCACTGGGAGACCCAGGCTATCAGGTCCTCTGTCTTGAATACCATCTGGTTGGTGTTGCTGCTCTGGACGACTTCCCCATTCACTCGGCAGCAGATCTTTAAGTTGTGTGGATCTGAAATGCAAAGATGGAACCTTGGAGTTATCCCTTTTCCCCCTCAAACCCCCCAGTGTTTTACAAACACAACTGTAGGGGCGCTTCGTGACTTGGCAGGTGAAAGGGCTTTAAAGTGCCCACATTGACTCAGTGCACTATGTTAGAACTTTCTGTATAGACACTGGCCTTCTCAGGCCTCCCTGCATCCCCACCAAGAGCACCAGGCAGTAGTCACTTGAATGAGTTGAGAGGATGTTCCAGACtctgaaggagaagagaaaaatggctAGGGTTTTTGCCTCAAGAAAGGGCATCTGTCTACAGCATAGGAAGATACCTGTAGATACAAAAATGACTCCCGGGcagggccaagcgtggtggctcacacctgtaatcatagcactttgggagggcaaaaCAGGTGAGAACTgattaagctcaggagttcaaaaccagcctgggtaacacagtgagtgCTTGTCtctatgcaaaataataaaaacattagtcaggcgtggtggtgcgtgcctgtagtcccagctactcaggaggctgaggtgggagaaccgcttgaacccaggaggttgaggcttcagtgagctgggattgggccactgcactctagcctgggtgacacagtaagaccatgccaaaaaaaaaaaaaaaaagactcagaatCTATAAAGCAGTGAGGCAGTGGTTCTAGCCGGGACAGAGAAGCCTCGTGTATCAGCCGCTGGCAGGGGATGGATTACTgtaagaacatcctggctaaccagcACTTTTAACTGTTGGTGTTGGTCTTAGTGTTCTACCACCCTTAAGTAGAGCAGCTGAAACACAATTTAACTTTGCCGAGGACTCTGTGTGGGTGCTGTGAGGCACTGGGGTCTTTGGTATCCTGGCATGGCTGGCCCATGTGGAcaccccccacctccaccacaGTTGTGGGTGGCTGTGTGTTAAGAGGCTGCGCTCTGCCCTCTGGCACACTGCCTCCAACCTGGCGCTGTCCCCTCACTGTGTGTGGTCAATGCTGttgtttccacagtggctgggTGAGTCACACTGGCTTTCATCTGTAGTGTGGAAAATGCCTGGGCCTTGCGATAGCTATGCTCCATGATGCTCAACTTAGATTATTTCAGATGGTGGCAGCCGCAGGAAGCCCGATCCACCCATCAGCTCAGTGTTCTTTGTAATTTACTTCACGCATGCAGTTTCACATCCTCTGCAGTTGTGTTCCCTCTAGGGGGCTTGGGAAGGAAGCCCATGGGAGAACTGGTGGCTGAGGATAAAAGACTTTCCCTGTATGGAGTCAGCAGTCAAAGGGCAGCCAGGGAGGGCAGGTGCCACATGTACCTGAACCCATGCTCCTCCCTGGAGGGCTGTTCATCTGTGCAATGGTAGGTACCAGGGGGCAGGGACCAGGGACCTACCTGCTACACTGTCCTTGGTCACCAAGGCAGGGCCCAGAGGGCAGAAGGTGTCGAAGGTTTTTCCCAGCAGCCACTGTTTCCCATTGCGTCTTGTTAGCCAGTCACGAGCACTCACGTCATGAGCCACAGTGAAGCCGGCCACGTGGGCCATGGCATCTGTGGCCTATGGGGGCAGGGGATTTGGCCATACAGGAGGTTAGATCACGGGTGACACCAACACCTGTGGCAAGGGATCTCAAAGCTGTTATCCCATGTTAGTAGCCAGAGCCAGCCAAAGGTGGGTGAAGGGAAAGGCAGTGTCAGGGAGCAAGGAGGCTGACTGCTTCCTAGTGTCAGGGACAGCTGGTGCCGTGTGTCGGTGAGTGAGGTCAGAACTAggagaggcaggagctggggcctctgctgcactctggcctgggagcCCACCCTTTCCACCTCACCTTGATGTGCTTGCCTTTCTTTCCAATGACCACGGCCAGCTCCACTTCCCAATCTACCTCCTGTAGGGTGGGAGAGGAATAGTGAGCCGCAGTGGCTTCGGGGCCCATTATCTATGCTCAGAGGCTGTACGCCATGGATCTCTGTCAGTATGGCTTGGCTGCCATCCCACGTTTGCCATCACCCTGAACCAGAGCCCAGTGAATGACAAGGGAGGTGTGACTTGTAGACCCATACATTTTGGGCAGTGGCAGACAGCATCATGGAATACAGGCACAGGTCCCCACACCACTGTGACTGCAGAAGAGCAACACGTGTCCAGGGCACTGAGTTTAAAAGTCACTCTGGATACTTTTAACAAAGGATAAATACGAAGTAATATCCCCTAGCAATATGTAaccttactgtgtgtcaggcactgttctaagtgttttaatCTATTAACTCACTTTAGTAAGAGAAAGATTGACATGCCACAAAGGACTTGAGTAAGCAATTCACAAAAAGGTAACGGACATGGccacaaaacatgaaaaaatgctcagcctCTCCCATAATCCATAAAATACactataaaatagatataatttgGCCTTCAAAATTGGTGGCTCTTTCTAATAATAACCAGAGTTGGTATAAGTACACCTGACATCCAGATGTTGGTCTCTAATACCACTCCCCACTAAGGAGCACTGGGTTCCTTGGTCCAAGACAGACAGTACATGATGAGCCTGGAACGTCTTGGCCAGAAAGCAAATATATGCTAAAAGCTTGGGGATGGAACAAACTTGAAGGTCCCTCATTGGCCAAATTGAGGTCACCTGAAGAATGTAAATGATGGATTACAACcaattgaataaaaacaaaaaggaattcaCAGTGATATTGAAGACACAGGAATAAAGAGGGAggcagctttttttctttttttttgagacggagtctcactctgttgcccaggctggagtgcagtggtgcaatctcagctcactgcaagctccgcctcctgggttcacaccattctctcgcctcagcctcccgagtagctgggactacaggcacctgccaccacgcctggctaattttttgtatttttagtagagatggggtttcactgtgttagccaggatggtcttgatctcctgaactcgtgatctgcccgctttggcctcccaaagtgctgagatttcaggtgtgagccaatgtgtcTGGCCAGGCTTTTTTCATAGAAGAATGCCAGCTAACAAAAACTGCATGATTTAGAAAAATCATtgttcttggccgggtgcagtggctcatgcccataatcccagcactttgggaggctgaggcaggtggatcacctgaggtgaggagttcaagaccagcctggccaacatggtgaaaccctgtctctactagaaatacaaaaaattagccaggtgtggtggtgcatccctgtaatcccagctactagggaggctgaagcaggaaaattgcttgaacctgggaggcagtggttgcagtgagctaagatggtgccactacattccagcctgggtgacagagactccatcacaaaagaaaagaaaagtcattgCTCTTCATCCCCCAATGCAATAATGGGTCCAGTAAGGATGACTACAGGATCCTTGGATGAGAATCTATGGGGCAATAAGATAGTTATGTGATCTCAAACTACCACATAGATTGCTTGTTAATTACAAAAATGGAAATGCGTCTTCACAATGGAGGGACCTAGTGAACGTCAGCTAAACCAAGTGGTCAAATTCTGGGACCACTGACATGAGCCTCCCAGTCAGATGCAATGGGAAATGTATAACATCTTTGTAGATCTCTTG
This genomic interval from Homo sapiens chromosome 2 genomic patch of type FIX, GRCh38.p14 PATCHES HG2275_PATCH contains the following:
- the FAHD2B gene encoding oxaloacetate tautomerase FAHD2B, mitochondrial isoform a (isoform a is encoded by transcript variant 2); translated protein: MLVSGRRRLLTALLQAQKWPFQPSRDMRLVQFRAPHLVGPHLGLETGNGGGVINLNAFDPTLPKTMTQFLEQGEATLSVARRALAAQLPVLPWSEVTFLAPVTWPDKVVCVGMNYVDHCKEQNVPVPKEPIIFSKFASSIVGPYDEVVLPPQSQEVDWEVELAVVIGKKGKHIKATDAMAHVAGFTVAHDVSARDWLTRRNGKQWLLGKTFDTFCPLGPALVTKDSVADPHNLKICCRVNGEVVQSSNTNQMVFKTEDLIAWVSQFVTFYPGDVILTGTPPGVGVFRKPPVFLKKGDEVQCEIEELGVIINKVV